The Candidatus Krumholzibacteriia bacterium genome has a segment encoding these proteins:
- a CDS encoding VOC family protein, with translation MKRVTGIGGVFFKARDPEALRAWYREHLGLDIQDWGGTSFRWDTARDRHDARDGLGGGAETTAAASATDVASEEVTVWSIFPASSTYFDPSKAPFMINYRVLNLAAVLDALRAEGCVVDERTETSEFGSFGWVMDPEGNRIELWEPPRGRFPG, from the coding sequence ATGAAACGGGTCACCGGAATCGGGGGCGTCTTCTTCAAGGCGCGGGATCCGGAGGCGCTCCGCGCCTGGTACCGCGAGCATCTGGGGCTCGACATCCAGGACTGGGGCGGAACTTCCTTCCGCTGGGACACGGCGCGGGATCGCCACGATGCCCGTGACGGTCTTGGTGGAGGCGCAGAGACGACTGCTGCGGCCAGCGCCACCGATGTGGCGTCAGAGGAGGTCACCGTTTGGAGCATCTTCCCGGCGTCTTCCACCTATTTCGACCCGAGCAAAGCGCCGTTCATGATCAATTATCGGGTTCTGAATCTCGCCGCGGTGCTCGACGCTTTGCGCGCCGAGGGTTGTGTCGTCGACGAACGCACGGAGACCTCAGAGTTCGGCTCCTTCGGTTGGGTCATGGATCCCGAAGGAAATCGCATCGAGCTCTGGGAACCGCCACGAGGGCGTTTCCCCGGTTGA
- a CDS encoding DUF4440 domain-containing protein — protein MKSVWILVSCLAAAVLAGPARGETREQLTQQVRAAETAFAKSLADRKLDAFESHLAEEALFFGREGVLRGKAAVVGGWKGFFAGEKAPFSWTPETVEVLESGTLALSSGPVLDPAGKQIGTFNSIWRREADGRWRVVFDKGCPVCNSK, from the coding sequence ATGAAAAGCGTTTGGATCCTCGTTTCATGCTTGGCCGCCGCAGTGCTCGCCGGGCCGGCCCGTGGTGAAACGCGCGAACAGCTCACACAACAGGTGCGTGCCGCCGAGACGGCATTCGCCAAGAGCCTGGCCGACCGGAAGCTCGACGCCTTCGAATCCCACCTGGCCGAGGAAGCACTCTTCTTCGGCCGGGAGGGAGTCCTGCGCGGCAAAGCCGCCGTGGTCGGAGGCTGGAAGGGGTTCTTCGCCGGCGAGAAGGCCCCCTTCTCCTGGACGCCGGAGACGGTCGAGGTCCTCGAATCGGGGACGCTGGCGCTCAGCAGCGGCCCCGTCCTCGATCCTGCCGGCAAGCAGATCGGCACCTTCAACTCCATCTGGCGACGCGAAGCGGATGGCCGCTGGCGGGTCGTGTTCGACAAGGGCTGCCCGGTTTGCAACTCGAAGTGA